A window of the Streptomyces finlayi genome harbors these coding sequences:
- a CDS encoding glycoside hydrolase family 1 protein, with the protein MTHTPVPFPEGFLWGASTAAHQIEGNNTNSDWWVKEHSADTHIQEPSLDACDSYHRWREDMDTLARLGFTDYRFSIEWARIEPAEGQFSRAELAHYRRMVEGAIERGLRPMVTLHHFTVPQWFEARGGWTADGATDLFARYVAACAPVISEGVSHVCTINEPNMIAVMAGQAKRGDIGFPPAGLPTPDDETTQAVIAAHHAAVKEVRTINAGIQVGWTIANQAYQALPGAEDVTGAYRHPREDIFIEAARGDDWIGVQSYTRTKIGPEGPIPASDDVERTLTQWEYYPSAVGYALRHTAEVVGGDMPLIVTENGIATSDDSRRADYYAGALNEVASALEDGLNIQGYLAWSALDNYEWGSFKPTFGLIAVDLETFERTARPSAVWLGSLGRIRELPRTAG; encoded by the coding sequence ATGACGCACACCCCGGTCCCGTTCCCCGAAGGCTTCCTGTGGGGTGCCTCCACAGCCGCCCACCAGATCGAGGGCAACAACACCAACAGCGACTGGTGGGTCAAGGAGCACTCCGCCGACACTCACATCCAGGAACCCAGCCTGGACGCCTGCGACAGCTACCACCGCTGGCGCGAGGACATGGACACGCTGGCCAGACTGGGCTTCACCGATTACCGCTTCTCCATCGAGTGGGCGCGCATCGAGCCGGCCGAGGGACAGTTCTCCCGTGCCGAGCTCGCGCACTACCGCCGTATGGTCGAGGGCGCCATCGAACGCGGACTGCGCCCGATGGTCACCCTGCACCACTTCACCGTGCCGCAGTGGTTCGAAGCGCGCGGCGGCTGGACCGCCGACGGTGCCACCGATCTCTTCGCCCGCTACGTGGCGGCCTGCGCGCCCGTGATCTCCGAAGGGGTCAGCCACGTCTGCACCATCAACGAGCCCAACATGATCGCGGTGATGGCCGGTCAGGCCAAGCGCGGCGACATCGGATTCCCCCCGGCCGGACTTCCGACGCCGGACGACGAGACCACCCAGGCAGTCATAGCCGCCCACCACGCGGCGGTGAAGGAGGTCAGGACGATCAACGCGGGCATCCAGGTCGGCTGGACCATCGCCAACCAGGCCTACCAGGCGCTCCCCGGCGCGGAAGACGTCACCGGGGCCTACCGTCACCCGCGCGAGGACATCTTCATCGAGGCCGCACGCGGCGACGACTGGATCGGGGTGCAGTCCTACACCCGCACCAAGATCGGGCCCGAGGGACCGATCCCGGCGTCCGACGACGTCGAACGCACGCTGACGCAGTGGGAGTACTACCCTTCCGCCGTCGGTTACGCCCTGCGCCACACCGCCGAGGTCGTCGGCGGCGACATGCCGCTGATCGTCACGGAGAACGGCATCGCCACCTCCGACGACAGCCGCCGCGCCGACTACTACGCCGGTGCGCTCAACGAGGTCGCCTCCGCTCTGGAGGACGGTCTCAACATTCAGGGATACCTGGCATGGAGTGCGCTGGACAACTACGAGTGGGGCTCCTTCAAGCCCACGTTCGGTCTGATCGCGGTCGACCTCGAAACGTTCGAGCGCACCGCCCGGCCTTCTGCCGTATGGCTCGGCTCGCTCGGGCGTATCCGGGAGCTGCCGCGCACCGCCGGCTGA
- a CDS encoding glucoamylase family protein, translating to MDRRTFLTAAGAGAAALSLGVVSAPAARAAHPLHAFDTPQLLHWFRDTYRSIEAMTTEFGLATDKIDVSGPGAPVQSRQTSPTNIGCGLWSTVAAAGLGVISESAMRRQLTRTVAAVEKLERHHGFWLNWYDAHDGSVLTEWPGTGDPVRPFLSSVDNAWLVTGLRIAADAEPSLRPRIQRILAAADWSYYYTPYDPTDPVAGPGQLRGGFWPDTEQPTGHHYGALNTEPRMASYLGIADGSLPSDHYWHLLRTLLPEHGQEQSPQGSYATMDGVRVWQGHYTHRGRKIVPTWGGSMFEALMVPLFVPEAEWSPRSWGRTHQRYVRGQIEHGMAEAGYGYWGFSPADIPEGGYQEYGVDALGMQVDGYASNTDRTHTTDGAPLPPPSAFTNGVVTPHASFLALPYAPREAVANLRALDRDFGAYHEGLGFRDSVNVGTGRVSDFMLALDQGMIMAALAQAIRPGLLQRPFRTGGFHARVRPLLAKERFGI from the coding sequence ATGGACCGTCGCACGTTTCTCACCGCCGCGGGTGCCGGGGCTGCCGCCCTGTCGCTCGGAGTCGTATCCGCGCCTGCGGCAAGAGCCGCTCATCCTCTTCATGCCTTTGATACACCGCAGCTGCTGCATTGGTTCCGCGACACCTACCGTTCGATCGAGGCGATGACGACCGAGTTCGGACTCGCCACCGACAAGATCGATGTCAGCGGCCCGGGCGCCCCCGTCCAGTCGCGCCAGACCTCGCCCACCAATATCGGCTGCGGACTCTGGTCGACCGTCGCCGCCGCCGGACTCGGTGTGATCAGCGAGTCGGCCATGCGCCGCCAGCTGACCCGCACGGTGGCCGCAGTCGAGAAGCTGGAGCGCCACCACGGCTTCTGGCTCAACTGGTACGACGCCCACGACGGCTCGGTCCTGACCGAGTGGCCGGGCACCGGCGACCCCGTCCGGCCGTTCCTCTCCTCCGTCGACAACGCCTGGCTCGTCACGGGCCTGCGGATCGCGGCCGACGCCGAGCCCTCGCTGCGCCCCCGCATCCAGCGCATTCTGGCCGCCGCCGACTGGTCGTACTACTACACGCCCTACGACCCCACCGATCCGGTCGCCGGCCCCGGCCAACTGCGCGGCGGATTCTGGCCCGACACCGAGCAGCCCACCGGCCATCACTACGGCGCGCTGAACACCGAACCCCGCATGGCGAGCTACCTCGGCATAGCGGATGGCTCGCTGCCCAGCGACCACTACTGGCACCTGCTGCGCACACTGCTTCCCGAGCACGGACAGGAGCAGTCGCCGCAGGGCAGTTACGCGACGATGGACGGCGTACGGGTCTGGCAGGGGCACTACACCCACCGCGGCCGGAAGATCGTGCCCACCTGGGGCGGGTCGATGTTCGAGGCGCTGATGGTCCCGTTGTTCGTTCCCGAAGCGGAATGGTCACCCCGCTCATGGGGCCGCACCCACCAGCGTTACGTCCGCGGCCAGATCGAGCACGGGATGGCGGAGGCGGGTTACGGATACTGGGGCTTCTCGCCCGCCGACATCCCCGAGGGCGGGTATCAGGAGTACGGGGTCGACGCGCTGGGCATGCAGGTCGACGGCTACGCCTCCAACACCGACCGGACGCACACCACCGACGGTGCGCCGCTCCCGCCGCCCTCCGCCTTCACCAACGGTGTGGTCACACCGCACGCATCGTTCCTTGCGCTGCCGTACGCCCCGCGGGAGGCTGTGGCCAACCTGCGCGCGCTCGACCGCGACTTCGGCGCGTACCACGAGGGGCTCGGATTCCGGGACTCGGTCAATGTCGGCACGGGCCGGGTCAGTGACTTCATGCTCGCGCTGGACCAGGGCATGATCATGGCGGCACTGGCCCAGGCGATCAGGCCCGGACTGCTCCAGCGGCCGTTCCGGACCGGCGGCTTCCACGCACGGGTGCGTCCGCTGCTCGCCAAGGAGCGCTTCGGCATCTGA
- a CDS encoding TPM domain-containing protein, protein MSSASRTRMPGFGRALLTALVAVCWLTLPAAPTAHADDPVPLSREGQVTDKVGAVGDREKPVEAALDALYEDRRVQLFVVYVRDFSGRSAQAWADETATRNGLGQDDVLLAVATHDRQYAYSVDADSRFTDEQLRNVASAAIEPALTENDWAGAAIGAANGYSAVLAGQPVPTPALTPGAADPGAGGSGSGGAGDLILPVALVGGAGAVAVYAYTRRKRRAAGRTTPAATGWGSGVATDAERPTPLPELDARAKEVLVDTDDAVRTSEEELGFATAQFGEETAVPFTEAVDRAKTELTAAFRLRQQLDDAFPEDDATRRQMLDEIISRCADANERLDTVSEDFDRLRDLERNAPQALAGAESAFRELAGRISTAEGTLAGMRSRYAESAVAPVASGIEQAKDRLLFTTSSLNEARQAVDGGDNSRAAVYVRAAEGAVGQAATLVDAVDRRAMELAEGAGKLPASLTETETDLADAGGLLEGTAEGVSTADLRGRIARAEAVLEDVRAELAAGPYDPIDALRRVEEADAALDEALSGARQREQGNLRARSLLDQAMLTARATIAAAADFVTTHRGAVGSQARTRLAEAQRRWERAGELAGADDPQGALAEAQKADALAAQAQSLAEQDVRGYGNQFGPGGVQGGGGGMNGAVLGGIILGGLLGGAGGRGRSGGFGGGFGGSRGGGFGGGPGSFGGGGTRGRRGGGGRF, encoded by the coding sequence ATGTCGTCTGCGAGTCGTACCCGGATGCCCGGTTTCGGCAGAGCCCTCCTCACCGCCCTCGTCGCGGTGTGCTGGCTGACCCTGCCCGCCGCTCCGACCGCACACGCCGACGACCCGGTGCCCCTGTCCCGCGAGGGGCAGGTCACCGACAAGGTGGGCGCGGTCGGGGACCGCGAGAAGCCGGTGGAGGCCGCGCTCGACGCGCTCTACGAGGACCGTCGCGTCCAGCTCTTCGTCGTGTACGTGCGCGACTTCTCCGGCCGGTCCGCTCAGGCCTGGGCCGATGAGACGGCCACCCGCAACGGTCTCGGGCAGGACGACGTGCTGCTGGCGGTGGCCACGCACGACCGGCAGTACGCCTACTCGGTGGACGCGGACTCGCGGTTCACCGACGAGCAGTTGCGGAACGTGGCGAGCGCCGCCATCGAGCCCGCCCTCACGGAGAACGACTGGGCGGGAGCCGCCATCGGAGCCGCCAACGGCTACTCCGCGGTGCTGGCGGGACAGCCCGTGCCGACACCCGCGCTCACCCCTGGCGCCGCCGATCCCGGAGCGGGAGGTTCCGGCAGCGGCGGCGCCGGGGACCTGATCCTCCCGGTGGCGCTCGTCGGCGGGGCGGGCGCGGTCGCCGTCTACGCGTATACGCGGCGCAAGCGGCGCGCTGCCGGGCGCACCACCCCAGCCGCGACCGGCTGGGGCTCCGGCGTGGCGACGGACGCCGAACGGCCGACTCCCCTGCCGGAGCTCGACGCCCGGGCCAAGGAAGTGCTGGTGGACACGGATGACGCGGTGCGCACCAGCGAGGAGGAGCTCGGCTTCGCCACCGCACAGTTCGGGGAAGAGACGGCAGTTCCCTTCACGGAGGCGGTCGACCGTGCCAAGACGGAGCTGACGGCCGCGTTCCGCTTGCGGCAGCAGCTCGACGACGCCTTCCCCGAGGACGACGCGACGCGGCGGCAGATGCTCGACGAGATCATCAGCCGCTGTGCTGACGCCAATGAGCGTCTGGACACCGTGTCGGAGGACTTCGACCGGCTCCGGGACCTCGAACGCAACGCTCCGCAGGCCCTGGCCGGCGCCGAGTCGGCCTTCCGGGAGCTGGCGGGCCGGATCTCCACGGCGGAGGGGACCCTCGCGGGCATGCGCAGCCGTTACGCGGAATCGGCCGTCGCTCCCGTCGCGAGCGGCATCGAACAGGCCAAGGACCGGCTCCTCTTCACGACCTCCAGTCTCAACGAGGCCCGTCAGGCCGTGGACGGCGGGGACAACTCCAGAGCCGCCGTATATGTACGAGCGGCCGAGGGTGCGGTCGGCCAGGCGGCCACACTCGTCGACGCCGTGGACCGGCGGGCCATGGAGCTCGCCGAGGGCGCGGGCAAGCTGCCTGCCTCGCTCACCGAGACCGAGACGGATCTGGCGGATGCCGGCGGGCTCCTCGAAGGCACGGCCGAGGGGGTGTCGACCGCCGATCTGCGCGGCCGGATCGCCCGCGCCGAGGCGGTACTCGAGGACGTACGGGCCGAGCTGGCAGCCGGGCCGTACGACCCGATCGACGCGTTGCGCAGGGTCGAGGAGGCGGACGCGGCGCTGGACGAGGCGCTGTCGGGGGCCCGTCAACGTGAGCAGGGAAACCTGCGGGCCCGCTCGCTCCTCGATCAGGCGATGCTCACCGCCCGGGCCACGATCGCCGCCGCTGCCGACTTCGTCACGACGCACCGGGGTGCCGTGGGCAGCCAGGCTCGTACCCGGCTGGCGGAGGCCCAGCGGCGCTGGGAACGGGCCGGGGAACTGGCGGGGGCGGACGATCCGCAGGGCGCGCTCGCCGAGGCGCAGAAGGCTGACGCGCTGGCCGCACAGGCGCAGAGCCTGGCCGAGCAGGATGTGCGGGGCTATGGGAACCAGTTCGGGCCGGGCGGTGTACAAGGAGGTGGAGGTGGGATGAACGGGGCAGTGCTCGGCGGAATCATCCTCGGCGGACTTCTCGGCGGCGCGGGTGGCCGGGGCAGGAGCGGCGGTTTCGGAGGAGGGTTCGGGGGTTCGCGGGGCGGCGGGTTCGGCGGCGGGCCCGGCAGCTTCGGCGGTGGGGGTACACGCGGCCGCCGGGGCGGCGGCGGGCGCTTCTGA
- a CDS encoding PspA/IM30 family protein, with the protein MTKQTILGRVTQLAKANINALLDQAEDPQKMLDQLIRDYTSNIAEAEQAVASTIGNLRLMEQDHREDVDAAREWGQKALSASKKADELRGAGSAAEADKFDNLAKVALGRQLQAEEEATTAEPTIASQTAVVDKLKSGLDQMKTKLTELKSKRDELVARAKSAQAQNQMMDAVKSIDVLDPTSELSRFEDKVRREEARAVGKQELAASSLDAQFEQLESLGDSAEIEARLASLKTA; encoded by the coding sequence ATGACCAAGCAGACCATCCTCGGCCGCGTCACTCAGCTGGCGAAGGCCAACATCAACGCTCTGCTGGACCAGGCGGAGGATCCGCAGAAGATGCTGGACCAGCTGATCCGTGACTACACGAGCAATATCGCTGAGGCCGAGCAGGCGGTCGCCTCCACCATCGGCAACCTCCGGCTGATGGAGCAGGACCACCGGGAGGATGTCGACGCGGCCAGGGAGTGGGGGCAGAAAGCTCTCTCCGCCAGCAAGAAGGCCGACGAACTGCGCGGTGCGGGCTCGGCCGCCGAGGCGGACAAGTTCGACAACCTGGCGAAGGTCGCGCTGGGGCGCCAGCTCCAGGCGGAGGAGGAAGCGACGACCGCGGAGCCGACGATCGCGTCCCAGACCGCTGTGGTCGACAAGCTCAAGTCCGGACTCGACCAGATGAAGACCAAGCTGACGGAGCTGAAGTCCAAGCGTGACGAGCTGGTGGCGCGCGCCAAGTCCGCGCAGGCCCAGAACCAGATGATGGACGCGGTGAAGAGCATCGACGTCCTCGACCCGACGAGCGAGCTCAGCCGGTTCGAGGACAAGGTACGGAGGGAAGAGGCAAGAGCCGTGGGCAAGCAGGAGCTCGCCGCCTCGTCACTGGACGCCCAGTTCGAGCAACTGGAGAGCCTGGGCGACAGCGCCGAGATCGAAGCCCGCCTGGCCTCACTGAAGACGGCATGA
- a CDS encoding SpoIIE family protein phosphatase, producing the protein MWQSSPPGSIYDYVRIASFSIGPDGLIEQWSRRAAGLFGMASHEVVGRDPVEAFMPAELRDEGRRRVSEILDGKEWTGFVPFRMPGEGGAHGVAEIYVMPSETANGERAALCIVVDVRALRLIETDLAASQAIFGQSPFGFVLFGMDFTVVRANQRFATVFGGEADDHRGRTVDDYLSGREADRLSRTLKRVLETGESVTDLQLVGSAPGTGDSRHWSMNLYRVHSGAGRPVGVAGLATDVTRRHMAAREAASARRNLALLNEAGARIGNSLDLETTARELLDVAVPGFCDLASVDLYQGLLTGEEAPPGSWGSRDQESGGSAELRRVAMASAVSDAMPATDPEGAAPDGPTGPPAMGSVHRYPFHSPCAVALRTGLVEDVPGDDSTFVHSTLAVPMVAHDTVVGLVQFSRTKGSESFGERDRALATELAARAAVCIDNARLYRREHERALILQRSLLPPGDPVAAGLDIACRYLPGNTATEVGGDWFDVIELPGHRTALVVGDVMGRGLRAAVAMGELRTAVRTLALLDLEPAEVLSALDEVARGLGTPGGDRSDGFRGGGGGSQWPSRAAHKSREADLSEVYLATCVYAVYDPVTRRCTFANAGHLPPVVVEPGQPALLLDVPPGMPLGVGGEPFEEVEVELREGALLALYTDGLVESRDHPLDEGLEALREALTSPVRPLEDVCDQVLTTLDTRHGEDDIALLMARIQGLPADAIGDWTLPRELRSVGRARELARTQLITWGLGDLVDTTELLVSELVTNGLRYGEGEIRLRLLRDRTLVCEVWDAGLVQPRRRRARDTDEGGRGLQLVGLLSAAWGSRRTPRGKTVWFELALPDGAPAAELSVEQLLSMY; encoded by the coding sequence GTGTGGCAGAGCAGCCCACCTGGCTCGATCTATGACTACGTCAGGATCGCCTCCTTCTCGATCGGGCCCGACGGGCTGATCGAGCAGTGGAGTCGGCGTGCCGCCGGTCTGTTCGGCATGGCCTCTCACGAGGTGGTCGGCAGGGACCCCGTTGAGGCCTTCATGCCTGCTGAGCTCCGGGACGAAGGCCGCCGGAGGGTCTCGGAGATCCTCGACGGCAAGGAGTGGACGGGCTTCGTCCCCTTCCGGATGCCGGGCGAGGGCGGCGCCCACGGCGTCGCCGAGATCTATGTCATGCCGAGCGAGACGGCGAACGGGGAGCGCGCCGCGCTCTGTATCGTGGTCGACGTCCGCGCCCTGCGTCTGATCGAAACGGACCTTGCGGCGTCACAAGCCATATTTGGCCAATCTCCTTTCGGTTTTGTGCTGTTCGGTATGGACTTCACGGTTGTCCGGGCCAACCAGCGGTTCGCCACCGTCTTCGGTGGGGAAGCCGACGACCATCGCGGACGCACGGTCGACGACTACCTTTCCGGCCGCGAGGCCGACCGGTTGTCCAGGACCCTGAAGCGGGTACTGGAGACCGGAGAATCCGTGACCGACCTCCAGCTGGTGGGGAGCGCGCCCGGTACGGGCGACAGCCGCCACTGGTCGATGAACCTCTACCGGGTGCACAGCGGGGCCGGGCGGCCCGTCGGCGTCGCGGGACTGGCCACCGACGTCACCCGCCGGCACATGGCAGCCCGTGAGGCTGCCAGCGCCCGCCGCAACCTCGCCCTCCTCAACGAGGCCGGCGCACGCATCGGTAACTCCCTGGACCTGGAGACCACCGCTCGCGAACTTCTCGATGTGGCCGTCCCTGGTTTCTGTGACCTCGCTTCCGTCGATCTGTACCAGGGCCTGCTCACGGGCGAAGAGGCGCCGCCCGGCAGCTGGGGCTCGCGCGACCAGGAGTCCGGCGGCTCGGCCGAGCTACGCCGGGTCGCCATGGCCAGCGCCGTATCCGACGCGATGCCCGCGACCGATCCGGAGGGCGCCGCACCCGACGGGCCCACCGGCCCGCCGGCGATGGGCTCGGTTCACCGCTATCCGTTCCACTCGCCCTGTGCCGTCGCACTGCGCACCGGACTTGTCGAGGACGTCCCCGGCGACGACAGCACCTTCGTCCACTCCACGCTCGCCGTGCCGATGGTCGCCCATGACACGGTCGTCGGCCTCGTGCAGTTCTCCCGGACGAAGGGCAGCGAATCCTTCGGCGAACGGGACCGCGCACTGGCCACCGAGCTGGCCGCCCGGGCCGCCGTCTGTATCGACAACGCGCGCCTGTACCGCCGCGAGCACGAACGCGCCCTGATCCTCCAGCGCAGCCTCCTCCCTCCAGGCGACCCCGTGGCCGCAGGGCTCGACATCGCCTGTCGCTATCTGCCGGGCAATACAGCCACCGAGGTCGGCGGCGACTGGTTCGACGTGATCGAGCTCCCCGGCCACCGCACCGCCCTCGTCGTCGGTGACGTCATGGGCCGTGGTCTGCGGGCTGCCGTCGCCATGGGGGAGCTGCGCACCGCCGTGCGGACGCTGGCCCTGCTCGACCTGGAACCCGCGGAGGTGCTGTCCGCCCTGGACGAGGTCGCCCGCGGCCTCGGCACTCCGGGCGGCGACCGGAGCGACGGCTTCCGCGGCGGTGGCGGCGGATCCCAGTGGCCCTCGCGGGCCGCCCACAAGTCCCGCGAGGCGGATCTCTCCGAGGTCTACCTGGCGACCTGTGTGTACGCGGTCTACGACCCGGTCACCCGCCGGTGCACGTTCGCCAACGCCGGTCACCTCCCTCCTGTCGTGGTCGAACCGGGCCAGCCGGCTCTGCTGCTCGACGTCCCGCCGGGAATGCCGCTCGGCGTCGGCGGAGAACCCTTCGAGGAGGTCGAGGTGGAGCTCAGGGAGGGCGCCCTCCTCGCCCTCTACACGGACGGCCTCGTCGAATCCCGCGACCACCCGCTCGACGAGGGCCTGGAGGCGCTGCGCGAGGCCCTCACGTCACCGGTCCGGCCGCTGGAGGATGTCTGCGATCAGGTGCTGACGACATTGGACACCCGCCATGGCGAGGACGACATAGCCCTGCTGATGGCCCGCATCCAGGGACTGCCGGCGGACGCGATAGGCGACTGGACCCTGCCGCGCGAACTGCGCTCCGTCGGCCGTGCCCGCGAACTGGCCCGCACGCAGTTGATCACCTGGGGCCTGGGCGACCTGGTGGACACCACCGAACTGCTCGTCAGTGAACTCGTCACCAATGGGCTGCGGTACGGCGAGGGCGAGATCCGGCTCAGGCTGCTGCGTGACCGAACGCTCGTGTGCGAGGTATGGGACGCGGGCCTCGTCCAGCCACGGCGACGAAGGGCTCGTGACACGGACGAGGGCGGGCGCGGGCTGCAACTGGTCGGGCTGCTGAGCGCGGCGTGGGGATCGCGGCGGACACCGCGGGGCAAGACGGTCTGGTTCGAACTGGCGCTGCCTGATGGAGCGCCAGCGGCTGAACTCTCGGTCGAGCAGCTGCTGAGCATGTACTGA
- a CDS encoding IS701 family transposase — protein MTVEQVESWSEGIAGFHARFAHRFGRSEPRERASDYLNGLLAPLEKKNGWTLSEQVGQLRPDGVQRLLNHSDWDENAVRDDVRDFVVETIGAKDAVLIGDDTGFLKKGTKSAGVQRQYTGTAGRTENSQIGTFLAYASARGRALIDRELYIPVSWTDDRDRCRAAGIDDEVPFATKNEHFKWMLQRAIDAGVPFAWVTADEAYGQVKHLRVWLEERRVAHVLATKVNDTVITAQGADARVDQLVAALPRQRWKRISGGAGAHGERIYDWARVAIRPSWENGFGHWVLARRSVSDPSEIAYYVCYGPVASRLKDLVKVAAARWAVEECFQTAKGECGLDHYQVRLYRAWYRHITLAMAALAYLTAIRATEATKGALSTTSKTSYPSASRRSAD, from the coding sequence TTGACGGTTGAGCAGGTCGAGTCGTGGTCCGAGGGGATAGCCGGGTTCCATGCTCGGTTCGCCCACCGTTTTGGCAGGTCGGAGCCCCGCGAGCGGGCGTCGGACTACCTGAACGGGTTGCTCGCGCCGCTTGAGAAGAAGAACGGGTGGACGCTGTCGGAGCAGGTCGGGCAGTTGCGCCCCGACGGCGTCCAGCGCCTGCTCAACCACTCCGACTGGGACGAGAACGCGGTCCGCGACGATGTGCGGGACTTCGTCGTGGAGACCATCGGTGCCAAGGATGCGGTGCTGATCGGCGACGACACCGGCTTCCTGAAGAAGGGCACCAAGTCCGCCGGTGTCCAGCGTCAGTACACCGGCACAGCCGGCCGCACGGAGAACAGCCAGATCGGAACCTTCCTGGCCTACGCCTCCGCCAGGGGGCGGGCGTTGATCGACCGCGAGCTCTACATCCCCGTCTCCTGGACGGATGACCGTGACCGCTGCCGCGCGGCCGGGATCGACGACGAGGTCCCCTTTGCGACCAAGAACGAGCACTTCAAGTGGATGCTGCAACGCGCCATCGACGCGGGTGTCCCATTCGCGTGGGTCACCGCTGACGAGGCATACGGGCAGGTCAAGCACCTGCGAGTGTGGCTGGAGGAACGTCGGGTCGCGCATGTGCTGGCCACGAAGGTCAACGACACCGTGATCACCGCGCAGGGGGCGGACGCGCGGGTGGACCAGCTGGTGGCCGCGCTGCCCCGCCAGCGGTGGAAACGGATCTCCGGCGGGGCCGGCGCGCACGGTGAGCGGATCTACGACTGGGCGCGTGTCGCGATCCGCCCGTCCTGGGAAAACGGCTTCGGGCACTGGGTGCTGGCCCGACGCAGCGTCAGCGACCCGAGCGAGATCGCCTACTACGTCTGTTACGGCCCGGTCGCCTCCCGACTGAAAGACCTGGTCAAAGTGGCTGCCGCGAGGTGGGCGGTGGAGGAGTGCTTCCAGACCGCGAAGGGAGAGTGCGGCCTGGACCACTACCAGGTACGGCTCTACCGGGCCTGGTACCGCCACATCACCCTGGCGATGGCCGCCCTTGCCTACCTGACCGCCATCCGCGCCACAGAAGCCACAAAAGGGGCACTCTCGACGACGAGCAAGACCTCATACCCCTCAGCGTCCCGGAGATCCGCCGACTGA
- a CDS encoding ATP-binding protein, translating into MIGVIDTGDDCAAWTFPAVPGSVRGARHAVRDALRSWGIDGPLADVTELLVSELVTNSLRYASGPIGVRLVRPRSDGGIEADGSSPPGSPAPPGLLVEVSDPLPDAPTERSAGPDDEGGRGLQLVACSARRWGIRRGKSGKAVWFELALPG; encoded by the coding sequence GTGATTGGCGTGATCGACACCGGCGACGACTGTGCCGCCTGGACATTTCCGGCGGTCCCGGGCTCCGTGCGCGGTGCCCGGCACGCGGTTCGTGACGCGTTGCGCTCCTGGGGGATCGACGGACCGCTCGCCGATGTGACCGAACTGCTCGTCAGTGAATTGGTGACCAATTCACTGCGCTACGCCTCCGGGCCCATCGGCGTACGCCTGGTGAGACCACGCTCCGACGGGGGGATCGAGGCCGACGGTTCCTCTCCGCCCGGATCGCCCGCCCCGCCCGGACTGCTGGTGGAAGTCTCGGATCCGCTTCCGGATGCGCCCACCGAACGCAGCGCGGGACCGGACGACGAAGGGGGGCGCGGACTTCAGCTGGTGGCTTGTTCCGCTCGACGCTGGGGGATCCGGCGAGGAAAGAGTGGCAAGGCGGTGTGGTTCGAGCTGGCTCTCCCTGGTTAG
- a CDS encoding (deoxy)nucleoside triphosphate pyrophosphohydrolase, whose product MNASVVVAGAVFDQGRLLAARRSSPPELAGRWELPGGKVEPGESGEQALVRELREELGVESRPLERIPGEWPLKPGYVLQVWTVALVSGDPRTLQDHDALRWLAPDEVDDVDWLDQDRPAVAEAARRLRGAIHR is encoded by the coding sequence ATGAACGCTTCAGTGGTGGTGGCCGGCGCCGTCTTCGACCAAGGACGGCTGCTGGCCGCCCGCCGCAGCTCCCCTCCCGAGCTGGCCGGTCGCTGGGAGCTGCCCGGCGGCAAGGTGGAGCCGGGGGAGAGCGGTGAACAGGCGCTCGTCCGGGAACTCCGCGAAGAACTCGGTGTGGAGTCGCGGCCGCTGGAGCGCATTCCCGGCGAATGGCCCCTGAAGCCCGGATATGTGCTTCAGGTATGGACGGTTGCCCTGGTGTCCGGCGATCCCCGCACCCTCCAGGACCACGACGCGCTGCGGTGGCTCGCTCCCGACGAGGTGGACGACGTCGACTGGCTGGACCAGGACCGGCCCGCGGTCGCCGAAGCGGCGCGCCGGCTGCGAGGTGCCATCCACCGCTGA
- a CDS encoding SPOR domain-containing protein → MLGRDTMSDSGAVLPWLVIRQDDNGNRYRVGRYATQDEAQKIADGLDSRGHKQLYWVERVGESARP, encoded by the coding sequence ATGCTCGGGCGGGACACGATGAGCGACAGCGGTGCCGTGCTCCCTTGGCTGGTGATACGGCAGGACGACAACGGCAATCGCTACCGCGTCGGCAGGTATGCCACGCAGGACGAGGCCCAGAAGATCGCGGACGGCCTCGACAGCCGCGGACACAAGCAGCTGTACTGGGTCGAGCGCGTGGGGGAGAGCGCCAGGCCGTAG